The region TCTACCGGGCCAACGCCGTCCTCATGGCGGCCCTGATGCTCCTGGTCGCCTACTACGCGGTGGTGCTGGCCCATGCGACGTGGGACCAGCGGCTCCCGGGGCTCGACCTGAGCGTCGGCTTCTTCTACGTCGCCCTCTTCATCGCCGCCGTTCACAGCGTGCTCCACCTGGTGCGGTGGCTCCACCGGGGGGGGCCGCCGCCGCGGGTCGAGAGCGCGCCGTGATCACCGCGGTCACCGCCACCTTCTTCCTGCTCGCGCTCCTCGGCATGCCGCTCTCGTTCGTCCTCGGCATCGCCTCGGTGGTGGGCGTGCTGACGGTGGGGACGCCGCTCCTCCAGCTCCCCGGGAAGCTCGTCCACGCCATCGACTCCTTCCCGCTCATGGCCATCCCCCTCTTCACGCTCGGCGGCGAGCTGATGCTCCGGGCCGGCATCATGGAGCGGCTGTTCGACCTCGCCAACGCGGTGGTGGGCCGGATCCGCGGCGGCCTCGCCCACGTGACCATCATGGCCGAGATGATCGTGTCGATGATGACGGGGACGGCGGTGGGGGACGCCGCCGCCCTCGCCGGGATGCTGGGCCCCCCCCTCACCAAGGCCTACGGCCGCGAGTTCGCGGCCACCATCGTGGCCTCCGCCTCGACCCTCGGCCCCATCATCCCGCCCAGCGCCGCCGTGATCGTCTACGCCGTGATGGCGGGCGACGTCTCGGTGGCCGGCCTCTTCCTGGCCGGGTTCATTCCCGGCGCCATCATCGCCCTCGCCCTCATGGCCCTCTGCAGCTGGTTCGCCTACCGGCGGGGGTACCCGCTGGCCGGCGAGCCGTTCTCGCTCCGGCGCCTCGGGCACGAGGTCCGCCGCTCCTTCATCGTCCTCATGATGCCGGTGGTGGTCATCGGGGGGATCATCGTGGGCGCCTTCACCGCCACCGAGGGAGCCGCCATCTCCGTCGTCTACGCGATCGTCGTCGGCTTCTTCATCACCCGGAAGCTCAAGCTGCGCGACCTGCCCAAGGCGCTCCTGAACGCCGCCATCGTCACCGCGGTGGTGGGGGCGCTCATCGGCTTCGCCTCGATGGTGACCTACCTCTTCACCGCCGAGCTCCTCCCCCAGCGGATCACGGAGACGCTCCAGGGCCTGACGTCCAGCCCGCTGGGCTTCACCTTCCTCGTGATGGTGATGCTGATCGTGGTCGGCATGTTCCTGGAGTCGAACGCGGCCTACATCATGCTGGTGCCGCTCCTGGCGCCGGTCGCCCTCACCTACGGGCTCGACCCGATCTACTTCGGCTTCCTCTTCATCATCAACATCACGCTGGGCTCGCTGACGCCGCCGGTCGGCATCCTCCTGTTCGTCGTCGCGGCCCTCTGGGACCTGCCCCTCTCCCGGCTCATCGTCAACATCTGGCCGTTCATCCTCGTGACCTACGCCGGGCTCTTCCTCTGCATGCTGTTCCCACCGCTGGTCACGTTCCTCCCGCGGCTCTTCGGCTACTGACGGTGGCGTGCCGGGCCCGCGGACCGCTCGGTGTCGCCGGATGAGCTACGCCGACCACTTCGACTTCACGGGGCGTCGCGTCTGCGTGACAGGGGCGGCGAGCGGGATCGGGGCCGGCATGGCCCGGGCCTTCGCGGGCGTGGGCGCCACCGTGGTCCTCGCCGACGTCGACCGCGAGGGGCTCCAGGCGCTGGCCGGCAAGCTGGGCCCTCCGGCCGAGTGGCACCACTTCGACCAGGCGGACCTCGCCTCCATCGAGGGCCTGGTGCGCGCGGTCGGCCCCGTCGACGTGCTCCTCAACAACGCCGGGATCCTGCTCTACGAGCCCTTCCTCGACCTCACCTGGCCCGACCTCCGGCGGATCGTCGACGTCGATCTGGTGGGGCCCATCGCCCTCACCCGGCTCGTCGGCGAGGCCATGGTGCGGCGCAGGGCGGGCGTCATCCTCCACACCAGCTCGCAGCTCGTCTACAACGGGGCGGAGTTCCGCGCGGTCTACGCGGCCGCCAAGGCCGCCATCTCCCAGCTCGTCAAGACGGCGGCCCTCGAATGGGGACGCTCGGGGGTGCGGGTGAACGCGATCGCCCCCGGTCGCACGCTCACGAAGAGCAACCGGCACCTGCTCTCGGATCCGGTCGAGTACGCGAGGCACCTCGAGCGCATCCCCCTCGGCCGTTACGGGCAGCCGGAGGACATCGCCAACGTGGCCGTCTTCCTGGCCTCGGATGCGGCGGCCTACATCACCGGGCAGACGATCGTCGTGGACGGTGGATGGGTCCTGCCCTAGCGGTCTGTCGGCGAATTGCGCGGGCTCACTGCGGCCACTGCTCGCCGTTTCGCGCGCCGGCTCCGCCGGCGCAATCCCTTCCTGGGGGGAGGCCTCGGAGGGGGCCGTCGAGGCCCCCGCCGACTGAGCTAGCGCAGGGCGGCGGCGTAGGCGGCGATGCCCGCCTCCAGCTCGACCTTCGGCCGGTAGCCGAGGTCGCGGGCGGCGGCGCTGACGTCGAGGAGGCCGCACCGGTACTCGGACGGCTCCCGGGCGTCGTCGAAGTCGACGTCGACCGGCCCCACCACCCGCTTCACGGTCTCGGCCACCTCGCCCAGCGTGTGCTGGCGGCCCGGGCCGACGTTGTAGGCCCGCCGGGGCAGGGCGTCGGCGGCGAGCGCGAGCCCGATCGCGTCCACCACGTCGGTCACGTGGACGTACTGCCGCCGCGAACGCCACGAGTGGGGCAGCCGGGTGGGGCGCCGGGCGGCCGCGGCCTCCAGCAACTGGCGGATGAAGCATTCGGTCTCCCGCCCGGGACCATAGACGTGGGTGATGCGGAGGGCGACGGCGTCGACCCCGTGCTCGGCCGTGTAGGCGCCGAGGATCGCCTCCCCGGCCGCCTTGGAGGCGCCGTAGACCGTCGTCGGCCGGAGCGGCATCTCCTCGGTCACCACGGCGTCCGGCGGCGTCTCGCCGTAGGCCGAGATGGACGAGCAGAAGACGATCCGTCGGGGCCGGAGCTGCCGGGCCAGCTCGAGGACGTGGGCGGTGCCGCGGACGTTGGTCTCGCAGATCATGAACGGGTTGTCGCGCCCGACCATGAGCCCGGAGAGGCCCCCGCAGTGGACGATCGCGTCCAGCTCCCGTCCCCTCACCGCCGCGTGGAGGCGGTGCACGTCGTTGACGTCGGCCTCGTGAAAGGCGAAGGGCGCGCCCCCCGGCGGCGGCGGCCGCCGGTCGAGACCGATGACCGGCCGCCCGTCCGCGTGGAGGCCGGCGGCCACCCGATGTCCGATGAACCCGCTGGCGCCGGTGACGAGGATGATGGGCAGCATGGCGCTACTGTACCCCACATCCGGAAAGGCCCGAGCACCCATGAGATCGACGGCGGACGTGGTCGCGAGGCTCGAGGAGCTCGTCGCCGCCCTGTGGGAGGAGGTGGCG is a window of Candidatus Methylomirabilota bacterium DNA encoding:
- a CDS encoding TRAP transporter large permease, with translation MITAVTATFFLLALLGMPLSFVLGIASVVGVLTVGTPLLQLPGKLVHAIDSFPLMAIPLFTLGGELMLRAGIMERLFDLANAVVGRIRGGLAHVTIMAEMIVSMMTGTAVGDAAALAGMLGPPLTKAYGREFAATIVASASTLGPIIPPSAAVIVYAVMAGDVSVAGLFLAGFIPGAIIALALMALCSWFAYRRGYPLAGEPFSLRRLGHEVRRSFIVLMMPVVVIGGIIVGAFTATEGAAISVVYAIVVGFFITRKLKLRDLPKALLNAAIVTAVVGALIGFASMVTYLFTAELLPQRITETLQGLTSSPLGFTFLVMVMLIVVGMFLESNAAYIMLVPLLAPVALTYGLDPIYFGFLFIINITLGSLTPPVGILLFVVAALWDLPLSRLIVNIWPFILVTYAGLFLCMLFPPLVTFLPRLFGY
- a CDS encoding SDR family oxidoreductase; translation: MSYADHFDFTGRRVCVTGAASGIGAGMARAFAGVGATVVLADVDREGLQALAGKLGPPAEWHHFDQADLASIEGLVRAVGPVDVLLNNAGILLYEPFLDLTWPDLRRIVDVDLVGPIALTRLVGEAMVRRRAGVILHTSSQLVYNGAEFRAVYAAAKAAISQLVKTAALEWGRSGVRVNAIAPGRTLTKSNRHLLSDPVEYARHLERIPLGRYGQPEDIANVAVFLASDAAAYITGQTIVVDGGWVLP
- a CDS encoding NAD(P)-dependent oxidoreductase, with translation MLPIILVTGASGFIGHRVAAGLHADGRPVIGLDRRPPPPGGAPFAFHEADVNDVHRLHAAVRGRELDAIVHCGGLSGLMVGRDNPFMICETNVRGTAHVLELARQLRPRRIVFCSSISAYGETPPDAVVTEEMPLRPTTVYGASKAAGEAILGAYTAEHGVDAVALRITHVYGPGRETECFIRQLLEAAAARRPTRLPHSWRSRRQYVHVTDVVDAIGLALAADALPRRAYNVGPGRQHTLGEVAETVKRVVGPVDVDFDDAREPSEYRCGLLDVSAAARDLGYRPKVELEAGIAAYAAALR